In a genomic window of Helianthus annuus cultivar XRQ/B chromosome 10, HanXRQr2.0-SUNRISE, whole genome shotgun sequence:
- the LOC118483283 gene encoding ribosomal protein S12, mitochondrial — translation MPTLNQLIRHGREEKRRTDRTRASDQCPQKQGVRPRVPTRTPKKPNSAPRKIAKVRLSNRHDIFAHIPGEGHNSQEHSIVLIRGGRVKDSPGVKSHCIRGVKDLLGIPDRRKGRSKYGAEKPKSR, via the coding sequence ATGCCTACATTAAATCAATTGATTCGTCATGGTAGAGAAGAAAAACGGCGCACGGACCGTACTCGAGCTTCGGATCAATGTCCCCAGAAGCAAGGAGTACGCCCGCGTGTACCAACGAGAACACCGAAAAAACCTAATTCAGCTCCACGTAAGATAGCCAAAGTACGGTTGAGCAATCGACATGATATATTTGCTCACATTCCGGGCGAAGGTCATAATTCGCAGGAACATTCTATAGTCTTAATAAGAGGAGGTAGAGTGAAAGATTCGCCAGGTGTGAAATCCCATTGTATTCGAGGAGTCAAGGATTTGTTGGGAATTCCGGATCGAAGAAAAGGGAGATCAAAATATGGTGCAGAAAAACCAAAATCGAGATGA